From Pempheris klunzingeri isolate RE-2024b chromosome 18, fPemKlu1.hap1, whole genome shotgun sequence, a single genomic window includes:
- the snx17 gene encoding sorting nexin-17 gives MHFSIPETEVRSGENGSTYVAYNIHVNGVLHCRVRYSQLLGLHEQIKKEYGSNVVPAFPPKKIFTLTPAEVEQRREQLEKYMQAVRQDPLLGASEMFNSFLRKAQQETQQIPTEEVALDICLSNGQKVTVNILTSDQTEDVLDAVATKLDLQDDLVGYFSLFLVREGADGGLTFVRKLQEFELPYVSITSLRSSEFHILLRKSYWDMAYDSDVMDNRVGLNLLYAQTVSDIERGWILVNKDQQRQLKSLQEKGSKKEFIHLGQTLKYYGYIKFDPCITDFPEKGCQVIVSAGNNELNFHVKLPNEQMKEGSFKVTRMRCWRVTSSQVPIANGTTNPCSSSKCEVKLELAFEYLMSKDRLQWVTITSQQAIMMSICLQSMVDELMVKKSGGSIKKMLRKRHNGSIHRPDSQQAVKSPPLLDSPDPNREQIVKLSTKLSSVSLRGISASNSANDISGNDFHGNYAFEGIGDDDL, from the exons GCCTACAACATCCACGTCAATGGTGTGCTGCATTGTCGGGTACGCTATAGTCAGCTGCTTGGCCTCCATGAACAG ATAAAGAAAGAATATGGCAGCAATGTGGTTCCTGCATTCCCCCCAAAGAAGATCTTCACACTGACTCCTGCTGAGGTGGAACAGAGACGAGAACAGCTGGAGAAATACATGCAGGCTG tgcgTCAGGATCCCTTGCTTGGAGCCAGTGAGATGTTCAACAGCTTCTTAAGGAAAGCACAGCAG GAGACGCAGCAGATTCCCACAGAAGAAGTCGCTCTAGACATCTGCCTCTCCAACGGTCAGAAGGTTACCGTCAACATTTTGACCTCAGACCAGACGGAGGATGTCCTTGAT GCCGTCGCAACAAAGCTTGACCTTCAAGATGACCTTGTCGGTTACTTCAGTCTCTTCCTCGTCCGTGAGGGTGCGGACGGAGGGTTAACAT ttGTGCGGAAGCTGCAGGAGTTTGAGCTGCCTTATGTATCCATCACCAGCTTGCGGAGCTCTGAATTTCACATACTCCTACGGAAAAG CTACTGGGACATGGCGTACGACAGTGATGTCATGGACAACAGGGTTGGCCTGAACTTGCTATACGCCCAG ACAGTGTCTGACATTGAGCGAGGCTGGATACTCGTCAACAAAGACCAGCAGAGGCAGCTTAAATCACTGCAGGAGAAAGGCTCCAAGAAAGAA ttcaTCCATCTAGGTCAGACTCTGAAATATTATGGCTATATCAAGTTTGACCCTTGTATCACCGACTTCCCTGAGAAAGGCTGCCAAGTCATCGTCAGTGCCGGCAACAATGAGCTCAACTTCCATGTCAAGCTGCCCAACGAACAGATGAAGGAGGGGAGCTTCAAGGTCACACGCATGAGGTGTTGGCGAGTCACGTCTTCT CAAGTCCCGATAGCCAACGGCACCACCAATCCCTGCAGCTCATCCAAATGCGAGGTCAAACTGGAGCTGGCCTTCGAGTACCTGATGAGCAAGGACCGCCTCCAGTGGGTCACCATCACCAGTCAGCAG GCTATCATGATGAGCATCTGCCTTCAGTCTATGGTGGACGAATTAATGGTGAAGAAGTCAGGCGGCAGTATAAAAAAG ATGCTGAGGAAACGACACAACGGCTCCATCCACCGGCCAGacagtcagcaagctgtgaAATCTCCCCCTCTACTG GACTCCCCTGACCCGAACCGTGAACAGATCGTCAAACTCTCA ACCAAGCTGAGCTCGGTGTCCCTCCGGGGGATCAGCGCCTCCAACTCGGCAAACGACATCAGTGGCAATGATTTCCATGGCAACTACGCTTTCGAGGGAATCGGGGATGACGACCTGTAA